In one Haloplanus salinus genomic region, the following are encoded:
- a CDS encoding dolichol kinase, translating into MTAGAELKRRAVHASGVGFPALYLLHVVDWPTLGWLLLAGAGVAAGLEAVRLGVGLDWAIYETLTREYERDNVAGYALYMFSMTAVALAFEPHVAVPGMLMLAIGDPVSGLLGSNEAGRAKRLGVLGVMFAVCFALAAAVLVGPAPLTPALVAAAVGAAGATVADGFTPVIRGYVLDDNLTIPPVACLGIWLVLYPVG; encoded by the coding sequence ATGACCGCCGGCGCCGAGCTCAAGCGGCGCGCCGTCCACGCTAGCGGGGTCGGCTTCCCGGCGCTCTACCTGTTACACGTCGTCGACTGGCCGACGCTCGGCTGGCTCCTCCTCGCAGGTGCCGGCGTCGCCGCCGGCCTCGAAGCCGTGCGGCTCGGCGTCGGCCTCGACTGGGCCATCTACGAGACGCTCACCCGGGAGTACGAACGGGACAACGTCGCCGGCTACGCGCTCTACATGTTCAGCATGACGGCCGTGGCGCTCGCGTTCGAACCGCACGTCGCGGTGCCGGGGATGTTGATGCTCGCCATCGGCGACCCGGTCAGCGGCCTTCTCGGCTCGAACGAGGCCGGGCGCGCGAAGCGTCTCGGCGTCCTCGGCGTCATGTTCGCCGTCTGTTTCGCGCTCGCGGCGGCGGTGCTGGTGGGGCCGGCACCCCTCACGCCGGCGCTCGTCGCCGCCGCCGTCGGCGCCGCGGGGGCGACGGTGGCCGACGGCTTCACGCCGGTGATCCGGGGGTACGTCCTCGACGACAACCTCACCATCCCGCCCGTGGCGTGTCTGGGTATCTGGCTGGTCCTCTATCCGGTCGGGTAG